One Roseimaritima multifibrata DNA window includes the following coding sequences:
- a CDS encoding sensor histidine kinase — MPANISLGNAMVDQMRQGYPDRIEFYSEFLDLVRFPGDSHLSRTADMLREKYKGRDFDLVISAGPQALNLLADRRHALFPDVPVVFTGVREESASWGELNRATGILMKLDPLPTLELAMKLQPQTRRVVVVSGASDFDRAWDDLARERFRNHESRLEFTYLSGLPMQTLLERLRDLPSDAVVIFLTFFTDGEGEYFLSADAAKLVANASAVPVYGTYDTYMGTGIVGGCMDTFEEVGRETGDLALRILAGEKPENIAPYFPGKDLSIVDCRQLARWGLSEDRLPARSDMRFRQSSLWKEHRSSVLTATFVLALQAALLIGLLFERRNRILAELEADETRRELTHASRLATVGELTASIAHEIHQPLGAILSNADAAEMLIDSSPESMDELRQILVDIRQDDLRACEVIERLRALMRNRELELQAIEPNELIENVIRLIHREAKRRDVAVHTELAPGGPLVIADKVHLQQVLLNLLLNGMEAMSELNQPKKLFVQTQLQGDNLEFLVQDSGPGIPTERRSRLFDPFFTTKKEGMGLGLSIARTLVEAHEGRIWVDDNCHIGLGVRFTVPLAQKSLNETSPFACVSQEQTG; from the coding sequence TTGCCAGCAAACATCTCGCTCGGCAACGCTATGGTCGACCAAATGCGTCAAGGCTATCCCGATCGCATCGAATTTTATAGCGAGTTTCTCGATCTTGTACGGTTTCCTGGAGATAGTCATCTTTCGCGGACGGCGGACATGCTCCGGGAAAAATACAAAGGTCGAGACTTCGACCTTGTTATCTCGGCGGGACCTCAAGCTCTCAATCTTCTGGCCGACCGGCGACACGCCCTATTTCCCGATGTTCCGGTCGTCTTTACGGGTGTTCGCGAGGAAAGTGCCAGCTGGGGTGAGCTGAATCGTGCAACTGGGATCTTGATGAAGCTTGATCCATTGCCGACGTTAGAGTTGGCGATGAAATTGCAACCTCAAACGCGACGAGTCGTTGTTGTCTCCGGAGCTTCGGATTTTGATCGCGCGTGGGACGATTTAGCGAGAGAACGATTTCGCAATCACGAATCTCGGCTTGAATTTACTTATCTCTCAGGCTTGCCAATGCAAACGCTTTTGGAGCGTTTGCGTGACCTCCCGTCTGATGCGGTGGTGATCTTTTTAACGTTCTTCACCGACGGGGAGGGAGAATACTTCCTTTCCGCCGATGCGGCGAAATTAGTGGCGAACGCGTCCGCTGTCCCTGTCTATGGAACCTACGACACTTATATGGGAACGGGGATTGTTGGCGGATGCATGGATACGTTCGAGGAAGTCGGTCGGGAGACGGGAGATTTAGCTCTGCGAATTTTGGCGGGCGAAAAGCCTGAAAACATCGCGCCCTATTTTCCAGGCAAGGATTTGTCAATCGTCGATTGTCGCCAATTGGCCCGCTGGGGATTAAGTGAAGATCGCCTCCCAGCGCGAAGCGATATGCGGTTCCGCCAAAGTTCGCTATGGAAAGAACACCGCAGCTCGGTGCTAACAGCAACTTTCGTCTTGGCACTTCAAGCCGCGCTGCTGATCGGTCTGTTATTCGAAAGAAGAAATCGCATCCTGGCAGAATTGGAAGCCGATGAGACGCGAAGAGAGCTGACGCACGCATCACGACTTGCTACCGTCGGCGAACTGACGGCGTCGATTGCGCACGAGATTCATCAGCCTCTTGGTGCTATTTTAAGCAATGCGGACGCCGCAGAGATGCTGATCGATTCTTCGCCTGAATCGATGGATGAACTGCGGCAAATTTTGGTAGACATTCGCCAGGACGATTTACGCGCCTGCGAGGTCATTGAGCGACTGCGAGCCTTGATGCGAAATCGCGAGCTGGAATTGCAAGCTATTGAACCGAATGAATTGATCGAAAACGTGATACGACTTATCCACCGTGAGGCGAAGCGGCGTGACGTTGCCGTCCACACGGAACTCGCTCCTGGCGGGCCGCTAGTCATCGCGGACAAAGTGCACTTACAGCAGGTGCTACTCAATCTATTATTGAATGGTATGGAAGCAATGTCAGAATTGAACCAGCCGAAGAAGCTGTTTGTGCAGACTCAACTTCAGGGCGACAATTTGGAATTCTTGGTCCAAGATTCTGGGCCTGGGATTCCAACGGAAAGGCGTTCTCGCTTGTTCGATCCTTTCTTCACAACCAAGAAGGAGGGCATGGGGTTAGGGCTTTCAATTGCTCGAACGCTAGTGGAAGCTCACGAAGGTCGCATCTGGGTTGACGATAACTGCCACATCGGATTGGGTGTACGGTTCACTGTTCCGCTCGCGCAAAAGTCATTAAACGAAACGAGTCCGTTCGCATGTGTCTCTCAGGAGCAAACCGGATGA
- a CDS encoding DNA polymerase beta superfamily protein, with protein sequence MMQNVSVHHHPLLFVYRVLLTGIHLMRTGEVEANLVKLNETAKLPFLEDLIVQKRNRPEKGTFNSADLDFHTAQYEQLTAELEAAYDESKLPDLPSARPAPNDLLVRLRLGK encoded by the coding sequence ATGATGCAGAACGTCAGCGTGCATCATCACCCGCTGCTGTTCGTTTATCGCGTCCTGTTGACCGGCATCCATCTGATGCGCACCGGCGAAGTCGAAGCCAACCTTGTCAAGCTCAACGAAACCGCAAAGCTACCATTTCTCGAAGACTTGATTGTCCAAAAGCGAAACCGCCCCGAGAAGGGAACGTTCAACTCGGCTGACCTCGATTTTCACACGGCGCAGTACGAACAATTGACCGCTGAATTGGAAGCCGCATACGATGAGAGCAAGCTCCCCGACCTGCCATCAGCAAGACCGGCGCCGAACGACCTGCTCGTTCGTCTGCGCCTTGGCAAGTAA
- a CDS encoding response regulator transcription factor has product MPSDLLEIVVVEDDPSMRRAIERMLRVGGFRPIVFGSAEASIEAGVLLTADCLILDIQLPGMSGLDLFEYSLPDGDSPPTIFITSFDNSAFRDRAGRLGASSYHQKPFLGRDLLDAVKQALQAPRENCRLGE; this is encoded by the coding sequence ATGCCGAGCGACCTACTCGAAATCGTCGTTGTTGAAGACGATCCCAGTATGCGTCGAGCCATTGAACGAATGCTGCGAGTAGGTGGTTTCAGGCCAATCGTGTTCGGTTCGGCAGAAGCCTCTATTGAAGCGGGCGTTTTGTTAACTGCAGACTGCTTGATTCTCGACATTCAATTGCCGGGCATGTCGGGACTTGACCTGTTTGAATACTCCTTGCCCGATGGAGATTCGCCGCCGACCATTTTTATTACGTCATTTGATAACTCCGCATTTCGCGACAGGGCCGGAAGGCTGGGTGCGAGCAGTTATCATCAAAAACCATTCCTTGGACGAGATCTGCTTGATGCTGTCAAGCAAGCCTTGCAGGCTCCTCGTGAAAATTGCAGGCTCGGCGAATAG
- a CDS encoding DEAD/DEAH box helicase — MNELLHLSTRAFAGFLSINLPQLGDNWWQKFVVSALSFQQQRLVAEKRIDDVKQFDFAALVRIVDQNWYNLARSLNLPREGRSWIKELQTIRNRWAHLSSESVSASDRYRDADTLARVLAMLDADGVLRGEVEKYKNKAIAEMSSLNSTKEPTPKSDQRDAVDAPISTPVAEPDVEPEHATKFFRLGDIVALRSDSSVLVPIIGIDTSGSEVRYSVFHEGATAQYYERQLTADQQPSVESSALTAKELHAHLTSLILLSPSSTKLFSLRSGRVQFVPYQYRPVLKLVRADRPRLLIADEVGVGKTIEAGLIIKELKSRMDISSVLIICPKALVAERKWFLEMKRFDEQFTALDGSTLRHCIEETDLEGEWPQQYEKAIVPFSLFDSNLLFGSEGKSRRAKEGLLSLDPPPKFDLVIVDEAHHLRNPQTFLHQGVRYFCENAEAVVFLSATPVQLGSEDLFTLLNVLRPDLVIDHASFNQMAAPNKPINAAVSECRSAEDGWQGRAVDHLQEAADTQWGKLFLRESPAFQSAFDLLRSDEIPDQKRVAVTRTIEELYTFSSLINRTRRRDIGEFTVRTPETLNAQFTAGQQELHDKLLETIANILSASHGQQNVKFMMTTVRRQAASCLYGLKPLLSDILRGKLKDLEVTDESGEAPTELAPALLSQIKACVDEIISLAENLDHNDRKADELLKVLRDKGKMQNNKSLLFTTFRHTLSYLADRCEQEGLRFGVIHGGIPDEERASLRKRFSFDKERDDAIDVLLSSEVGCEGLDFQFCDLLVNYDLPWNPMRIEQRIGRIDRYGQKSKSVAIVNLITPGTVDAEIYERCLLRIGVFNHSVGGSEEILGEITEQLRSIEESFALTAEQRESQLQQLADNGIRRIQEEQALESKQAELFGLNVPNQTWEQEIEEAESFWLSAESLQKTVEAYLASKLEPLGEYILGEKSLKTLRLNQEARATLLDALRRSPRSTEPVWRHWEKWLKGDMPTLSVTFDQKSAAENNGSTYLNVLHPLLRQAAEELQRNETPTVGLEIVDTTLVPGDYAFAVHQWRNTGVKPDETLVAVCDSPEIEARLMTLLQTATDSTDGTSLEAEQTKELDARHHSKWSDARAEHIARNVELVQHRIQSLLASGTARCQLLENQINAATNEKIALMKKRELASAQRDGKRRLEELEKSSETADIHAKQVVVGILRVKSGVAK; from the coding sequence ATGAACGAACTTTTACATTTATCAACCAGAGCATTTGCGGGTTTCTTGTCGATTAACTTGCCGCAGCTCGGTGACAATTGGTGGCAGAAGTTTGTGGTTAGCGCGCTGAGTTTCCAGCAACAGAGATTGGTCGCAGAAAAACGCATTGACGATGTGAAGCAGTTCGACTTTGCAGCACTTGTAAGGATTGTCGATCAGAATTGGTACAACCTTGCCAGGTCGCTCAATCTGCCTCGTGAAGGTCGTAGTTGGATTAAGGAACTTCAAACCATTCGCAACCGATGGGCGCACCTGTCGTCGGAGTCTGTTTCTGCAAGTGATCGCTATCGAGATGCCGATACCCTTGCCCGAGTTCTAGCGATGCTGGACGCCGACGGGGTGTTGCGTGGCGAAGTCGAGAAATATAAGAACAAAGCGATTGCTGAAATGTCGTCGCTGAACTCAACCAAAGAACCAACCCCAAAATCAGATCAGAGAGATGCTGTCGACGCCCCTATTTCAACACCGGTTGCCGAACCGGATGTCGAGCCAGAGCATGCTACAAAGTTTTTTCGCTTAGGCGATATCGTTGCACTACGGTCAGATTCTTCAGTGTTGGTTCCCATCATTGGGATCGACACCAGCGGAAGCGAAGTTCGATACAGCGTCTTTCATGAGGGAGCGACCGCTCAGTATTACGAGAGGCAGCTTACGGCAGATCAGCAGCCCAGCGTCGAATCCTCCGCGTTGACTGCTAAAGAATTGCACGCCCATTTGACTAGCCTGATCCTGCTTTCGCCTTCATCAACGAAGCTGTTCTCTCTCCGCAGCGGGCGAGTGCAATTTGTTCCATATCAGTACCGGCCAGTCTTAAAGTTGGTCCGTGCTGATCGTCCTCGATTGCTGATCGCCGATGAAGTTGGGGTCGGTAAGACGATCGAAGCAGGTTTGATTATCAAGGAACTGAAATCGCGGATGGACATTTCATCCGTGCTCATCATTTGCCCAAAGGCGCTGGTTGCGGAACGTAAATGGTTCTTGGAGATGAAACGATTTGACGAACAGTTCACCGCTCTGGACGGATCAACGCTTCGCCATTGCATTGAGGAAACGGATCTCGAAGGTGAGTGGCCACAGCAATATGAGAAGGCGATCGTTCCGTTCTCATTGTTTGACTCCAATTTACTGTTCGGAAGTGAGGGGAAGAGTCGCAGGGCAAAAGAAGGCTTACTTTCCCTCGATCCACCACCAAAATTCGATTTAGTGATCGTGGACGAAGCCCACCATTTGCGAAATCCGCAAACGTTCTTGCACCAAGGAGTTCGCTACTTTTGCGAGAATGCCGAAGCTGTCGTTTTCTTGTCCGCGACTCCGGTGCAACTTGGCAGCGAAGATTTGTTCACGCTGCTTAACGTCTTGCGACCGGACTTGGTTATCGACCATGCCAGTTTCAATCAAATGGCCGCGCCCAACAAACCGATCAACGCCGCGGTAAGTGAGTGCCGTTCCGCAGAAGATGGCTGGCAAGGCCGCGCAGTTGATCATTTGCAGGAAGCCGCTGATACGCAATGGGGCAAGCTGTTCCTTCGCGAATCGCCTGCATTTCAGTCTGCGTTCGACCTGCTGCGCAGTGACGAAATTCCGGACCAAAAACGAGTCGCGGTCACTCGAACAATCGAGGAACTTTACACGTTCAGTTCGCTCATCAATCGAACGCGGCGTCGTGACATCGGCGAGTTCACTGTACGAACCCCTGAAACGCTCAATGCCCAGTTCACAGCCGGGCAACAAGAGCTACACGACAAGCTGCTGGAAACGATCGCGAACATCCTGTCCGCATCCCATGGTCAACAGAACGTTAAGTTCATGATGACTACCGTTCGTCGACAAGCGGCAAGCTGTTTGTACGGACTTAAACCGCTTTTGAGCGATATCCTTCGAGGGAAACTGAAAGACTTGGAGGTCACGGACGAGTCAGGTGAAGCACCGACCGAACTTGCGCCTGCGTTATTATCCCAGATCAAAGCATGCGTCGATGAAATTATTTCGCTCGCTGAAAATCTTGATCATAATGATCGCAAAGCGGATGAGTTACTCAAAGTGCTCCGCGACAAGGGCAAGATGCAAAACAACAAATCCCTTCTGTTTACCACGTTTAGACATACGCTGAGCTATCTTGCTGACCGCTGTGAACAGGAGGGTTTGCGTTTCGGCGTGATCCATGGCGGCATACCCGACGAGGAACGTGCTAGTCTTCGCAAGCGATTTTCCTTTGACAAGGAACGTGATGATGCGATCGACGTTCTTCTTTCGTCAGAAGTGGGATGCGAAGGTCTCGACTTCCAGTTCTGTGACTTGCTCGTCAATTATGACTTGCCTTGGAATCCAATGCGGATCGAGCAACGAATCGGTCGCATCGACCGATATGGGCAAAAGAGCAAATCGGTTGCAATTGTCAACTTGATCACGCCGGGCACGGTGGACGCAGAGATCTACGAACGGTGCTTGCTTCGTATCGGCGTGTTCAACCACTCGGTCGGTGGTAGTGAAGAAATACTCGGTGAGATCACGGAACAATTACGGAGCATCGAGGAAAGCTTCGCACTAACCGCTGAGCAACGCGAGTCGCAGTTGCAGCAGTTGGCCGATAACGGCATTCGGCGAATCCAGGAAGAACAAGCCTTAGAATCGAAGCAAGCCGAACTATTCGGTTTGAATGTACCGAACCAAACTTGGGAACAGGAAATTGAGGAGGCGGAATCGTTCTGGCTGTCTGCGGAATCGTTGCAGAAGACGGTGGAGGCGTATCTTGCGAGCAAACTCGAACCGTTAGGAGAATACATCTTGGGCGAGAAGTCGCTCAAGACGCTTCGACTCAATCAAGAAGCTCGGGCAACGCTGCTCGATGCTCTTCGGAGGTCTCCGCGTTCAACCGAACCAGTTTGGCGACATTGGGAAAAGTGGCTTAAGGGAGACATGCCTACGCTTTCCGTCACATTTGATCAAAAATCGGCTGCCGAGAACAACGGTTCGACCTATCTCAACGTCCTGCATCCCCTGCTGCGACAAGCCGCCGAAGAATTGCAGCGAAATGAAACGCCGACCGTTGGCCTGGAAATCGTCGATACCACACTCGTTCCAGGAGACTACGCATTCGCTGTTCATCAATGGCGGAACACTGGTGTTAAGCCAGACGAAACACTCGTCGCTGTTTGCGACTCGCCCGAGATCGAGGCTCGGCTGATGACTTTACTTCAGACTGCGACTGATTCCACCGATGGCACGAGCTTAGAAGCTGAACAGACCAAAGAACTGGACGCCCGACATCACTCGAAATGGAGTGACGCTCGCGCTGAACACATCGCTCGCAACGTCGAGTTAGTCCAGCACCGAATTCAGAGTTTACTTGCCAGCGGAACAGCCCGCTGCCAATTGCTTGAAAATCAAATCAATGCTGCGACGAATGAGAAGATCGCATTGATGAAAAAACGTGAGCTTGCGTCGGCGCAGCGTGATGGTAAACGTCGGCTTGAAGAGTTGGAAAAGTCGTCCGAAACGGCGGACATCCACGCGAAGCAAGTCGTTGTCGGTATTTTGCGAGTGAAGTCAGGAGTCGCAAAGTGA
- a CDS encoding arylsulfatase, which yields MAHGQSTDSKKPNILVIWGDDIGVWNISHMNRGMMGYKTPNIDRIAKEGISFTDYYGQQSCTAGRAAFLNGSVPVRTGMTKVGLPAAPQGWQETDVTFAAVLKGQGYATGQFGKNHQGDRDEHLPTNHGFDEFMGNLYHLNAEEEPEDRDYPADMELADGSTFRKKFGPRGVIKATADGKIEDTGPLTKKRMETVDEETLAAAKDFIQRQHEAGKPWMCWWNGTRMHFRTHVKEEHTGLAGKTGDEYHDGMVEHDIHVGELLDLIDELGIADDTIVQYSTDNGVHYNTWPDAGTTPFHGEKNSNWEGAFRVPCYVRWPGKWPAGATVNGIVSHEDWLPTFAAAAGNPDIKEQLREGVELIGREYKNYIDGYNMLDYLKKAGTFETIDEDIEASPRQEFIYTTDGGEVCAIRVKDWKATYLENRADRLQIWREPFIKLRTPHLYNLRRDPFEKAQAGSNTYEDWYMDKVYLLAPMQVVASKFLMTMKDYPPSQTPGDWSLSTLEEQIKDMNPGGK from the coding sequence ATGGCTCATGGCCAGTCAACCGACTCCAAGAAGCCCAACATCCTCGTTATTTGGGGAGATGACATCGGAGTCTGGAACATCAGCCACATGAACCGTGGCATGATGGGCTACAAGACTCCCAACATCGACCGCATCGCCAAGGAAGGTATTAGTTTCACCGACTACTACGGTCAGCAATCCTGCACGGCGGGTCGCGCGGCCTTCCTCAATGGCAGCGTGCCGGTCCGTACCGGCATGACCAAGGTCGGCCTGCCTGCAGCTCCGCAAGGTTGGCAGGAGACGGACGTCACTTTCGCCGCCGTCCTCAAGGGCCAAGGCTACGCCACCGGCCAGTTCGGCAAGAACCACCAAGGCGACAGAGACGAGCATCTGCCGACCAACCATGGCTTCGACGAGTTCATGGGCAATCTCTACCACCTGAATGCAGAAGAGGAGCCGGAGGACCGCGACTATCCAGCCGATATGGAGCTTGCCGACGGCTCGACTTTCCGCAAGAAGTTCGGTCCCCGCGGTGTGATCAAGGCCACCGCTGACGGCAAGATTGAGGATACCGGGCCGCTGACCAAGAAGCGGATGGAAACCGTCGACGAGGAAACTCTCGCCGCCGCCAAAGATTTCATCCAGCGCCAACACGAAGCTGGCAAGCCTTGGATGTGCTGGTGGAATGGAACCCGGATGCACTTCCGCACCCACGTCAAGGAAGAGCACACCGGCCTCGCAGGCAAAACGGGAGATGAGTACCACGACGGCATGGTCGAACACGACATCCATGTCGGAGAATTGCTCGATCTGATCGATGAGCTTGGCATCGCGGACGACACGATCGTCCAGTACTCCACCGATAACGGGGTCCACTACAACACTTGGCCGGATGCGGGGACGACTCCCTTCCACGGTGAGAAAAACTCCAACTGGGAAGGTGCCTTCCGCGTTCCCTGTTACGTCCGCTGGCCCGGCAAATGGCCCGCCGGCGCGACCGTCAATGGCATCGTCTCGCACGAGGACTGGCTTCCCACTTTCGCCGCCGCAGCGGGCAATCCGGACATCAAGGAGCAGCTGCGCGAGGGAGTTGAGTTGATCGGTCGAGAGTACAAGAATTACATCGACGGCTACAACATGCTCGACTACCTCAAGAAGGCTGGAACTTTTGAGACCATCGACGAAGATATCGAGGCATCCCCCCGCCAAGAGTTCATCTATACGACCGACGGCGGTGAAGTGTGCGCCATCCGCGTCAAGGACTGGAAAGCTACGTACCTAGAGAACCGGGCCGATCGCCTGCAGATCTGGCGGGAACCCTTTATCAAGTTGCGGACGCCGCATTTATACAATCTGCGTCGCGACCCCTTCGAGAAGGCTCAGGCCGGTTCGAACACCTACGAGGACTGGTATATGGACAAGGTTTACCTGCTGGCGCCGATGCAGGTCGTCGCGTCCAAGTTCCTCATGACCATGAAAGATTATCCGCCTAGTCAGACGCCTGGCGACTGGAGTCTCTCAACGCTTGAAGAGCAGATCAAGGACATGAATCCGGGCGGCAAGTGA
- a CDS encoding SPFH domain-containing protein, whose protein sequence is MILPDKIQVFILTDVMESENDYGVAIRRADVKELIFPGNLQEIMNRVLAAEQQSQAQLVVA, encoded by the coding sequence GTGATTCTACCAGATAAGATCCAGGTATTCATCCTTACGGACGTAATGGAGTCTGAGAATGACTACGGTGTTGCGATTCGTCGAGCTGACGTGAAGGAATTGATCTTCCCAGGAAACCTGCAGGAGATCATGAACCGAGTGTTGGCGGCGGAGCAACAAAGCCAAGCCCAGTTGGTGGTGGCTTGA
- a CDS encoding response regulator transcription factor — protein sequence MTLPNPTVHVVDDDDSFRKSIVRLLRAAGYEVCEHASAAEFLLSRASHTHGCVVLDIRMPGLNGLELQKGLNDFDNALPIIFLTGHGDIQMSVRAIKAGAIDFLTKPVKRDSLLSAVRNAISSDALNRVNYESLKLRRARFQKLTEREVSVFLLVVDGKLNKNIASELGISERTVKSHRANLMEKLQVTSLAGLIASAVQLNLPIPKN from the coding sequence ATGACGTTACCGAACCCGACAGTCCATGTTGTTGATGATGACGATTCTTTCCGTAAATCGATAGTCCGTTTGCTGCGCGCGGCCGGTTACGAAGTCTGCGAGCATGCTTCTGCGGCCGAGTTCTTACTCTCGCGGGCAAGTCACACACATGGTTGCGTTGTACTGGATATTCGCATGCCCGGTCTCAACGGACTCGAACTTCAAAAGGGGCTTAACGACTTCGATAATGCGCTTCCCATTATCTTTCTTACCGGACACGGTGACATTCAAATGAGCGTGCGAGCAATCAAGGCGGGAGCGATCGATTTTCTGACGAAGCCGGTCAAGCGGGATTCGCTGTTGTCTGCCGTTCGCAATGCAATCTCAAGTGACGCATTGAACCGGGTAAACTATGAAAGCCTGAAGCTCCGGCGTGCTCGGTTCCAGAAGTTAACAGAAAGGGAAGTCTCCGTTTTTCTACTCGTAGTCGATGGAAAGCTCAACAAAAATATCGCCTCAGAACTCGGTATCTCAGAACGCACCGTCAAATCGCACCGAGCCAATCTGATGGAAAAGCTTCAAGTCACTTCGCTAGCCGGTCTTATCGCGTCGGCCGTCCAGCTCAATCTGCCGATCCCAAAAAACTGA